A genome region from Hevea brasiliensis isolate MT/VB/25A 57/8 chromosome 9, ASM3005281v1, whole genome shotgun sequence includes the following:
- the LOC131182796 gene encoding probable protein phosphatase 2C 51, which yields MIASLLFGVVLITIPSSYGLSVSCMMEYDDGGAPAVYGYPECPQWVLSPAGSLQNQNLNCQFAILQGRRDYQEDAIACNLDIKVPLLAKDAGKNGFEEEAVGIVAVFDGHGGKECSEMASKLLFDYFYLHVVFQTYKVMAHHNGVLPSSDYKSFQLEILKEALSKTIGDIDLRFFQEAIKNNFFSGSTATVVLLYGRQILVANVGDSKALLLSEKIQSALRTEGDSTAHLSATALTYDHHPDREDERARIEAAGGSVTNWGVPRVSGVLAMSRSIGDVYLKGKYGVIAEPEYTGWRPLTTNDTHLVVASDGIFESLTPQDIGNLIFQWNSHFQGIEDSKMPVSCLSSTSLAECIINTAYEKGSHDNLSVIIVSLT from the exons ATGATAGCGTCACTCTTATTTGGAGTTGTACTGATTACGATCCCATCTTCATATGGGTTATCGGTGTCATGTATGATGGAGTATGACGATGGTGGCGCTCCGGCCGTTTATGGATATCCGGAGTGTCCACAGTGGGTTCTTTCTCCCGCTGGATCTCTTCAAAATCAAAACCTGAATTGCCAGTTTGCCATCCTTCAGGGACGCAGGGACTACCAAGAGGATGCTATAGCTTGTAATCTTGATATCAAAGTACCATTACTGG CTAAGGATGCTGGCAAAAATGGGTTTGAGGAGGAAGCAGTTGGAATTGTAGCAGTATTTGATGGCCATGGTGGAAAGGAATGTAGTGAGATGGCTTCAAAACTTCTTTTTGATTACTTTTACCTGCATGTTGTGTTCCAAACATACAAGGTAATGGCACATCATAATGGGGTGTTACCCTCAAGCGATTATAAATCATTTCAGCTGGAAATTCTTAAAGAAGCATTATCCAAGACAATTGGTGACATTGATCTCAGGTTTT TTCAGGAAGCtattaaaaataactttttctCTGGCTCCACTGCCACTGTTGTTCTTTTGTATGGTCGGCAAATATTAGTTGCCAATGTCGGTGACTCGAAGGCTCTTCTTTTATCGGAGAAAATTCAGTCTGCTCTGAGGACTGAAG GTGATTCAACAGCTCATCTATCGGCAACAGCATTAACATATGATCATCATCCAGACAGGGAAGATGAAAGAGCTCGAATTGAAGCAGCTGGTGGTTCTGTCACTAACTGGGGTGTGCCTCGAGTCAGTGGAGTGCTTGCCATGTCTCGTTCCATTGGTGATGTATATCTGAAAGGCAA GTATGGCGTTATAGCTGAGCCCGAGTATACAGGTTGGAGGCCTTTAACTACTAATGATACGCATTTGGTGGTTGCATCTGATGGCATATTTGAGAGCTTGACGCCACAGGATATTGGTAATCTGATTTTTCAATGGAATTCACATTTCCAAGGAATTGAAGATTCAAAGATGCCAGTCTCATGCCTGTCTTCAACCTCATTGGCAGAGTGTATTATAAATACTGCATATGAGAAAGGCAGCCATGATAACTTGTCTGTTATAATTGTTTCCTTGACTTGA